The nucleotide sequence GGCGTCCTCATCCATCAGGTCGTACAGGTTTTCGTTCAGCACGACGATCAGCGAATGCACGTGCTTGGCGAGCTCGCTGATGCCTTCCTCGGCCATCTTCAGGCGTTTGTTGCCTTCGAAGCCGAAGGGCTTGGTCACCACGCCCACCGTCAGGATGCCCAGCTCCTTGGCGACTTCCGCCACCACCGGACCGGCGCCCGTCCCCGTGCCGCCGCCCATGCCGGCCGTGATGAAAACCATGTGCGCGCCATTCAGCGCGGCACGGATTTCCTCGCGGGCGGTTTCGGCGGACGCGCGGCCCTGCTCCGGCTTGGCGCCGGCGCCCAGGCCGGTGCGGCCCAGGCGGATCTGCACGGGCGCGTTGGTCGCGGCCAGGGCCTGCGCATCGGTATTCGCGCAAATGAAATCGACCCCGCTCACGCCGTTGCGGATCATGTGCGCGACGGCATTGCCGCCCGCGCCGCCAACACCAACGACCTTGATGACGGTCCCTTTGGTGCTGTTCTCTAGCATTTCAAAGTTCATGATGCGACTCCCTCAAGTCTGATTGCAAATCACAAAAAAATTTCCCCGACTACCTTCTTTGTGAATCGCTTCAAAGCCGACGCCGACACGATGGCCCGCCACGGGTTTGAAGCGTCTCCGCCAGCATGCCGCCTGTTGCTCGGCACGCCCCGGGATCGCCGTTCAGCGCGATCCCTGTTAATTCATGAACCATTCCTTCATCCGCGACAGCAGGCTCTTGAAGTTGCCCGTCTGCGCGGCGACCTTGCGCCCGCGCATGCGCTGCATGCGCGCTTCCTGCAGCAAGCCCATCACCGTCGCGAAGCGCGGGTTGCGCATCACGTCGGCCAGGCTTCCTTCGTACTCGGGCACCGCGACGCGAACGGGTTTGAGGAACACATCCTCCGCAAGTTCCACCATTCCCGGCAATTGGGCCGAGCCGCCGGTCAGGACCACGCCCGAGGCCAGCAGATCCTCGTACCCGGAATCGCGCACGACCTGCTGGACCAGCGTGAACAATTCCTCGATACGCGGCTCGATAACGGCTCCCAGTGCCTGCCGCTTAACCAGCCGCGGCCCGCGATCGCCCAGGCCGGGCACTTCCACGGTTTCATCCGGACTGGCCAGCACCTGCTTGGCCACGCCATAGCGCAGCTTGATTTCTTCCGCGTCCGGCGTGGGCGTGCGCAGCATCGCCGCGATGTCGTTGGTGATCTGGTCGCCCGCGATGGGGATGACTGCCGTGTGGCGGATAGCGCCACCGGTGAAGATCGCCACGTCTGTGGTGCCGCCGCCGATATCGACCAGGACGACGCCCAATTCCTTCTCGTCGGTCGTCAGGCACGCCAGGCTGGACGCCAGCGGCTGCAGGATCAGATCCTGGACCTCCAGCCCGCAGCGGCGCACGCACTTGACGATGTTCTGCGCGGCGCTGACGGCGCCGGTGACGATATGCACACGGACTTCCAGGCGCAGCCCGCTCATGCCGATGGGTTCGCGTATGTCTTCCTGGCCGTCGACGATGAACTCCTGGGTCAGCACGTGCAGCACCTGCTGGTCCGTCGGGATATTCACCGCCTTGGCGGTCTCGATGACGCGGGCCACGTCCGTCGCGGTGACTTCCTTGTCCTTGACCGCCACCATGCCGCTGGAGTTGAAACTGCGGATATGGCTGCCCGCGATTCCCGTGTAGACATCGCGGATCTTGCAGTCGGCCATCAGCTCGGCTTCCTCGAGCGCGCGCTGGATGGAATTGACGGTGGTCTCGATGTTCACGACCACGCCCTTGCGCATGCCGCGGGATTCATGCTGGCCCAGGCCCAGCACCTCGAACCGGCCCTCCGGCAGGATTTCGGCGACGACGGCCACCACCTTGCTGGTTCCGATATCGAGGGCGACGATTAAGTCCTTGATGTCACGGGTCATGGCGTTAGCGCTTTTTTAGATTGGATTTCGATTTGGTTTTGGATTCGGCTTCCGGCAGCGGCGCCAGGGCCAGGGCAAACCCATTGGGGTAGCGCAAATCGGCCTGCAGTATGGTCCGGCCCTCCAGCTTCTGCGTCAGCGAGGGCCAGGCCTGCACGAAGCGCTGGATGCGCGCGGCGAAGGGCAGCGCTCCCGGCGGTCCGTTGGGGTCGGGCGCATCGGCGCCCGGATCCCGTCCCAGATCCAGTTTCAAGCCATTGGAGAGGGTCACGCGCCAGGCATAGCGCGGACTCAGCTCCAGATCCTGCACCCGCATGTCCAGCGGCGCGAACCATCGCGCGAGCTCCGCGTAGCGCTGCACGACCAGGCTCTCGCTGCCCTCCGGACCATAGAAATGCGGTAGCGCGGATTCGTCGTCCAGCTCGCCCGTGTTGGCGGTGAATGATTCCCCCCAGGTGTTGATCATCTGGTTTTCGTTCCACAGCGCCAGCGGCTGCTGTTCCTCGATCCGCACGCGCAGCACATTGGGCCAGATACGCCGTATCGCGGCATGGCGCACCCAGGGCACGGACTCGAACAGCTCGCGGGCCTGGTCCAGGTCCATGGTAAAGAAATTGCCTTTCAGTCCGCCCGCGATCGCCGCCCGCATACTGACGGGCGATACGTAATGCAGCTGCGAACCCGGCGCCGCCTCCAGTTCGATGGCGGCCAGGTCGAAATAGGGCCGCTTGGCCAGCCACACCAGCCCGGCCGCCAGCATGGCGAGCACCGCCAGCACGGCAAGCGTGTTGGCGATCAGGTTGGTGGTGCGCGCGTCGTTCCACACGGAATGTCCAGTCAGGTGTTGCGAGCGGGGCTGCGCACTTTGCACGAAGCCTCGGACAGGATTGCCACACAAAGTTCGGGATAGGACATGCCTACCGCCTGCGCCGCCTTGGGCACCAGCGAATGGCTGGTCATGCCCGGCGACGTGTTCATTTCCAGCAGCCAGACGCGCTGGTCCTTGCCCAATATCAGGTCGGCGCGGCCCCAGCCTTCGCAGCCCAGCACCCGGTAGGCCTCCACACTGACACGCCCGACTTCGCGGGCGATGTCCTCGGGCAGGTCCGCGGGGCAGAAGTACTGCGTATCGTCGGAGAAATACTTGTGCTCGTAGTCGTAGTTGCCGTCCGGCGCCGCGATTTCGATGACAGGCAGCGCGCGCGCGTTGCGTCCCGCGCCCAGCAGGGCGACCGTAAGCTCCCGTCCATCGATGAACTGCTCGGCCAGGACCTCGCTGTCGAAGCGGGCAGCTTCGGCATAGGCTTCCTTCATGTCGGAATAGCCCCGCACCTTGGTGATGCCTACCGTCGAGCCCTCGTGCGGCGGCTTGACGATCAGCGGCAGCCCCAGGCTGTCGGGCACCCGGCGCAGCTCGGTGTGCTCGTCCAGGATGGCGAAATCCGGCGTGGGCAGGCCGTGCTGCAGCCAGATGCGCTTGGTCATGATCTTGTCCATCGCAATGGCCGAGGCGGCCGGCCCGCTGCCCGTATACGGGATCCCCAGCAGTTCCAGCGCCCCCTGCAGGGTGCCGTCCTCGCCATAGCGGCCATGCAACGCGATGAACACGCGATCGAAGCCCGCGGCTTCCAGTTCGCCGAAGCTGCGCAGGCCGGTGTCGAATAGATGCGCATCCACGCCCACGCTGCGCAGCGC is from Bordetella bronchialis and encodes:
- a CDS encoding D-alanine--D-alanine ligase, yielding MDTAMQEESLRRARAAASAGPDGRGLGRVGVLYGGRSAEREVSLMSGTGVHEALRSVGVDAHLFDTGLRSFGELEAAGFDRVFIALHGRYGEDGTLQGALELLGIPYTGSGPAASAIAMDKIMTKRIWLQHGLPTPDFAILDEHTELRRVPDSLGLPLIVKPPHEGSTVGITKVRGYSDMKEAYAEAARFDSEVLAEQFIDGRELTVALLGAGRNARALPVIEIAAPDGNYDYEHKYFSDDTQYFCPADLPEDIAREVGRVSVEAYRVLGCEGWGRADLILGKDQRVWLLEMNTSPGMTSHSLVPKAAQAVGMSYPELCVAILSEASCKVRSPARNT
- a CDS encoding cell division protein FtsQ/DivIB, coding for MWNDARTTNLIANTLAVLAVLAMLAAGLVWLAKRPYFDLAAIELEAAPGSQLHYVSPVSMRAAIAGGLKGNFFTMDLDQARELFESVPWVRHAAIRRIWPNVLRVRIEEQQPLALWNENQMINTWGESFTANTGELDDESALPHFYGPEGSESLVVQRYAELARWFAPLDMRVQDLELSPRYAWRVTLSNGLKLDLGRDPGADAPDPNGPPGALPFAARIQRFVQAWPSLTQKLEGRTILQADLRYPNGFALALAPLPEAESKTKSKSNLKKR
- the ftsA gene encoding cell division protein FtsA, giving the protein MTRDIKDLIVALDIGTSKVVAVVAEILPEGRFEVLGLGQHESRGMRKGVVVNIETTVNSIQRALEEAELMADCKIRDVYTGIAGSHIRSFNSSGMVAVKDKEVTATDVARVIETAKAVNIPTDQQVLHVLTQEFIVDGQEDIREPIGMSGLRLEVRVHIVTGAVSAAQNIVKCVRRCGLEVQDLILQPLASSLACLTTDEKELGVVLVDIGGGTTDVAIFTGGAIRHTAVIPIAGDQITNDIAAMLRTPTPDAEEIKLRYGVAKQVLASPDETVEVPGLGDRGPRLVKRQALGAVIEPRIEELFTLVQQVVRDSGYEDLLASGVVLTGGSAQLPGMVELAEDVFLKPVRVAVPEYEGSLADVMRNPRFATVMGLLQEARMQRMRGRKVAAQTGNFKSLLSRMKEWFMN